The following nucleotide sequence is from Drosophila simulans strain w501 chromosome 3L, Prin_Dsim_3.1, whole genome shotgun sequence.
TGGCTTTATCGAGGTGGAACCGGAAACTCTATCCAACGGACGTCGGAAGAGTTCCCTTACCTTCGTCACCTGCGTGTTCTTTATGTAGATCCGTTGGTGTCCCTCGACCGAGACTCGCTCCTGTCGCTTCAGTAAATAACTGGGACCTgtgaaatatatactatacttTTCGACAACTTTTAAATAGTTTGCCTACATTCACTGGTTTCCTTCTCCATAGACTTTATTCGGCGTGATCGCAATCAATGTACACAGAAAATATATTCGTTTTGATTTCATCGGTATTTTTCTGTGATGTTTAAGGCTGTGccttttgatttaattttatagaaatgcaattcatttttaatacgAGTACAAAACGAATAACGTGAATCGCCAACGTTTTCTGAAGAAATGAAACATACCAACCACTCCCCAAAACAGACAGATAAACAGATGTTGTTTAGATTATTATTTTACGCACAATTTACACTAATAATTTCGTGTTATTTCTTAAAATTGACATGGATAATGCCGGGGATTTCGGATGGGATAAGGGTAttgcaaaatatatgtaagCTAAAAATCATAACGTTCAACAACTCCTAATTAACTACAATAAACCTAATTATTACAGTGATTCAACAGTTTTACAGACGTTTcttccaaaaaaataatacaaatactaTTGCAGGCCAAGATCAATGGGATTGGATCGGCAACTGGAACTACAACTGGTCTGTGTGGGGCCTTCCTAAACTAATTCCTTCGAAGACGCATATGTCTCTGATCCACCGGCACTGTAAGAGCTGGTGGACAGGGGCGTGCTGACATCGCGACTTTCTCCATTGAGCAAGTACACAGGCACGTGGCTGGTCACCAGTTCCAGGTTGTGGGACGGCGAGAGTATCGCAGTGCTGTCTTCGTCCTCGGCGACGCGAATGGGAGCAGCAATCTCCAATTCGTTGCCCACATCGGGCACCAAGTCCTGATCGAAATCGTAGGCGGGTTCTGGTGTCGGCTCGGCAATTGGCTCACCAACTGGCTCGGCAACTGGCTCAGCAACTGGCTCATCAACTGGCTCATCAACTGGCTCGTTAACTGGCTCGGCAACTGGCTCAGCAACTGGCTCGGCAACTGGCTCAGCAACTGGCTCGGTAACTGGCTCGTCTTGTTGTTCGTCTGGAGCTGGCTCCGGTTGAATGGGAGAGGTATCTAGCGCAGGATCTGCCTCGAACTCCAATGGGTAATCTATTAGCCactgcttctttttttgcttATTCTTTACGTGCGTCCAACAACGTCCCTTGAATCGCCGCCTTCGCTTGCGCCTTTTGCCGTTCGGTGTGGGCGTACATTGCTCGTCAAACTGCTCTTGACTGAGTGAGTGATTCTCATCGTGCTCCTGAGGCTGATCTTTCGACAGCTGTTGATCCGTTTCCCGTTGATGATCTTCCACTAACTtctcattttgattttgatcttCCGCTTCCTGGGCATCATTTTCTATCAGAGGTTGCTCTTTCTCTGCCAACGTTTCATTCTCAACATGCAGATGTGTTCCCTCCGCCGGTTGCTGATCCTCTAGCAGACGAGCTACTTCGTGTGACTCTTGTTCATCATCCATTTGGGGATGCCCTTCCTCGTGCATcgccaattgttgttgctcctgtaGCAGCTGCTCTTCCAAAAATTGTTGATGCTCCAAATCGAGCTCTCGTTGCTGCTCACTTGGCGCTTCAGGAGCGTGGTGTTCCTCCACTTTATCTTCCTCAACCATTTGGCTTTGCGATATTATAATTTCTTGTTCCCGCAaatcattttcgttttcttgctccttttgcacttttttgtgTCGCTTTCTCTTAGGCTTCTGCGCCTTTTTTTGTTCCTTTAATTCTCGATCAGGATTCATAGAAAGTATATCCTCTTGGACACTGGGTGCTTCTTCAGCTCTGAGTGACCGTTTATGGCTCTTGAGATTACAACGTTTCAGTCTTATTATGGGCAATTTATGCGGTGCAGATTTCCGAATAGTGTCGAGATCCTGCTCCAGTTGCTGTACCTCGTTTTTCCGCTTCGCATTTAATGCGCGAAGCTTCCGACATCGCTTTGTGGCCTGCTTCAGCATATTAGGCTTATCGTCCTTCTTTTGCACCTTTTGGCTGACTTTTcgattctttttctttttctgattATCCAACCTACGTCGTCGGATATTCTCGCGCTGGAGAGTTAGCAGGTGATTGTAGTAGCTCACTTCATCACCAGCTGTCTTGGAGAAACATCGACGACTGTAATCAGAATCGGCGTTGGAGTTATGGTTGTCAGTTGATGCACTTCGTATCTGGCAGGGACTACTCGAACTGTGCGTGGAAGCTGGCGGCGTGGGCAACGCCACTCTTTGTCCTCGTTGCGTACTCCGGATGCGGGTGGGTGTGGCCGAGATCTTTGTGGGTGTACTACTGGAGGCGTTGCTAGTGGTGGGCGTTAACTGGCTAGTCGCATTTTCAGCTTCACTCCTGGCTTTGATCTTGGCGTCCagtttggcaaacattttcgcACTGGCCTTTCGGTGCTCTGTAAGGATAAGAAATGTAGATTAATAATATagttattgtatatatatatttattttcctttacCCTCTTTCCATCGTTGTGATTCTGTGGCCTTGGACGAAGATGGCTTGTACTGCTTAATGGATGGCTTCTTGGATGCGCCTGTCTTGGCGTTCGGAGTTGTCGCACCCAAGTGCCGGGGACTGAAGGTAACCTGTTTCTTTAGCAGCGAAGActcgctgcagttgctgttttgACTAGAAGTTTGACGGCAGTGGTAAAGGGGGGTTCGTTGTCCGCTGGCATAGCTGGCATTACTGCTTTGCGGGAAGAAGCCGTGGCTGTGGGCGCCTGAGTATTGGTCCTCCTCTACCAGATCCTGCTCCTCGTCGTCCAACGTTTGCACACACTGATCGACAAGATGTGGCGCCGTGGTAGACACCAAATGAAGACTATCCCGGCGACAACTATAGCTGTTCACAATCCGCGGAACTGTGTAGGTAGTGGGTGGAAGCACAGTCCTTTCATAAGTCCGCAGATTGCTGGGATAGATCCGAGTGACGGGCACGGAGTCGTCATCGCCGAGGATCGTTGTCGATGTCTGATTAGCCGAATCGTTTGAATTGGAGTTCGAGTTGATGCCATCTACGTTGGCAGGCACATTAAAGTTCACCGAAAACATCTCTACATCATCGTCAGAGTCGCGCAGCTCTACAATCTCCATTGAGTTGTCAATGCCGCTAAACAGAACGTTGGCACGCTTGCAGGGCTCCAACTGGCGAGCATTCTGGCAGAGATTCTGGAGGAAAACGGGCGGATGATTGTAAATTGATGATGTCGGCGTACCCGATATGTCCCACATCGGGCAGCTGTCCTCATCATCAGAACTGAGCACCTATGCAAAAGAAGATCATCAAAAATTATTAGAATATTCGTTCGAAATTAATGCCTATATAAAGAAGTATTCTTATTCACTCAGTTGAGGTTGTAGTCATTTTGGGACAGCGAAGTGGGGCCAGCGACTGCCCGTCACGCGACTAACTGCGCCGGCGGTGGCTTTTGCCCCACTCGCTTGTCCGAATCAGACCTTTTACTAAGACATCATAGTTAAGTTAATACGAGCAACACAATGAAGCATTTTggtttaaaaactaaaatccaCAATCCATACTGCTTCACGGTGTTGCTAACTTAAGTTAATCTTCGAAAGAAGATTTGCATGAAAGTGAAAGTAGTAAACTAACCACTTCGTTGGACTGCGGCGGTCGATTGTCCACCTTGCTGACTACATGCAAACTTGTGCAACTGCTCATTCGCAGATGATTTAATATGGTGCGCGTGGCGGAATTCTGGTCCGTAAACTTTGGCAAGTAATGAGCATAGAcactttttatggccagcgaTCTTGAGGGCCTCATGAACTTTTCGGCGAACTGCACGATGCGCTCCTTGACTGACTCATCCGACTCCAGACGCTGCCAGTAGTAAAATATGAGTATGTATTCGATGTAGAGTTTATCTGGCAGTTCAGCTTGTATCATAACGCTGGGTACGGACCAGTGGGGAAAGAGGCGGCTGcaaaagaaggaaaagaatATTGATTCATTGTAATGTTGAATTGTTGAAAGGCAATGGAAAAGATTGTCAGGAGCTGCTAATAATTTCCAAGTGGTATTATTAGatgataatttttttaatgttcattaattaaacttgttctttaagaaaaaaacaacacgCATAGTTTTTAAAGAACACCTGGAATAATTATCATGCCCCGAGTTTAAGCATTTCACTTTAAACTAATGGCTTATCGGTTCTTTAATTAGCTCttataaacaaagcaaagagAGATCTGTCGATAAGAAGTTGTAAACTATATAATTGTATActagatatgtatgtatgtatctgaCTCATTGAATGCGTAGATGCCATACAAGTGTAAATTGAGTAGTAAATGTTTTTCACTTGAGTTGAACAAAACCACCCACCTGTACAGCATGGACAAAATGCTAGCTCTGTTGAAGAGCTTCGGTGCAGCGAGGAGAGTGCGCAGCACGTGCTCCCGGTGGACGCCGGCGCCACCATCTCCGTACTCCACGTAGAGCTTCAGGCAGCTGTTGATCCGATTGATGATGACCTCCTCCTTTTCCACCGGCTCCTGAGCGGAGCAGAGTTCGCAGGATATGTAGAAGCCAACAATATTGCACATGCGTTGCCTGTAGCTCTCGTCCCGCTGCAGCGCACGACCCTGAACCATGGTGTGGATGACATCAGTGAGGCCGGTTAGGATTCGCGCCAGCTTGCGGCACTTCAGGGGCAAATACTGAGCTCGCTCAAACTCTTCCCGAATGGCGCTAAAAGATTAATTGCGTTTGTCATTAGTTTCCTCTATGTGCAAGTGTATCTGTGCTTACCCCTCGTACTGCATGAGCAACCGGGCCATACGCTTATCGAAGCTATCATCATTTAAAGCAGCAATGGCATCGAGAATCTTCCTCCGCGTCTCATTCAAATGGCCAAACTCGGGCTCCGGCTCGGGCTCCGTCTGCGAATCCGGTTTGTTGCTTTCCGGCTCCCGCCCCGGATCCGGCGATACACACTCGGTATCATCGGCATTGGCCAACGTGCTGACCTTGTCGAATTCGTCCAGCGTGCTGCCGCTGTTCCGCTTTCCGTTCCCGACCAAGCAGCTCATGGTGCTACCAGCCAAAGGGGAAAAACAGTTGAAGAAAGGTATTCATGCAAATTGATGAAATCGAACAGGGCCGAAAATAactcgttgttgttgcagtgAAAGTCGGAGCGCCCCCCTTGCCACTTCACCACTCCGACCCCAACGAACAAATgaccaaaaaccgaaagacctaccaaaaattgtgtttttctgCCAAGAAGGAACGCTCTACACGGGCAATTTAGATGTGCCGCGGCAAGTTACTATCGCACTGCACACCTGAGCGGTTCCAAACATATTATCTTTGTAATATGTGCACtgtttatatatactttttgtatttcgggCAGGAGCAGTACCGATTAAGAGCTTCGTCGGATGAATATTGCGTTCATGCGGTGCGCAGATGCCGTTAATCGCACATCGTGATTTCTCACTTTTCATGATGTGGTGCAGGATTCGGTGCTCTTTGTTTTTCTATCTGAATTAAATACTTTCTGATCAGCTGGAATATGTGCTTTATTCGCATGTGTGTTTCATGAGCTCGCCGCACGTAATTATCCATATATTCAAGTGCACTTTTGAATGGTTTCATCTCAATGCGTAATTCAGGACAACGTGGAAACGAAGCCAGCAGATGCCGTCTTTATTTGGGCAGTGTTGGAGAGCGTCGTCCTGTTGCCG
It contains:
- the LOC6738117 gene encoding uncharacterized protein LOC6738117 isoform X2, translated to MSCLVGNGKRNSGSTLDEFDKVSTLANADDTECVSPDPGREPESNKPDSQTEPEPEPEFGHLNETRRKILDAIAALNDDSFDKRMARLLMQYEGAIREEFERAQYLPLKCRKLARILTGLTDVIHTMVQGRALQRDESYRQRMCNIVGFYISCELCSAQEPVEKEEVIINRINSCLKLYVEYGDGGAGVHREHVLRTLLAAPKLFNRASILSMLYSRLFPHWSVPSVMIQAELPDKLYIEYILIFYYWQRLESDESVKERIVQFAEKFMRPSRSLAIKSVYAHYLPKFTDQNSATRTILNHLRMSSCTSLHVVSKVDNRPPQSNEVVLSSDDEDSCPMWDISGTPTSSIYNHPPVFLQNLCQNARQLEPCKRANVLFSGIDNSMEIVELRDSDDDVEMFSVNFNVPANVDGINSNSNSNDSANQTSTTILGDDDSVPVTRIYPSNLRTYERTVLPPTTYTVPRIVNSYSCRRDSLHLVSTTAPHLVDQCVQTLDDEEQDLVEEDQYSGAHSHGFFPQSSNASYASGQRTPLYHCRQTSSQNSNCSESSLLKKQVTFSPRHLGATTPNAKTGASKKPSIKQYKPSSSKATESQRWKEEHRKASAKMFAKLDAKIKARSEAENATSQLTPTTSNASSSTPTKISATPTRIRSTQRGQRVALPTPPASTHSSSSPCQIRSASTDNHNSNADSDYSRRCFSKTAGDEVSYYNHLLTLQRENIRRRRLDNQKKKKNRKVSQKVQKKDDKPNMLKQATKRCRKLRALNAKRKNEVQQLEQDLDTIRKSAPHKLPIIRLKRCNLKSHKRSLRAEEAPSVQEDILSMNPDRELKEQKKAQKPKRKRHKKVQKEQENENDLREQEIIISQSQMVEEDKVEEHHAPEAPSEQQRELDLEHQQFLEEQLLQEQQQLAMHEEGHPQMDDEQESHEVARLLEDQQPAEGTHLHVENETLAEKEQPLIENDAQEAEDQNQNEKLVEDHQRETDQQLSKDQPQEHDENHSLSQEQFDEQCTPTPNGKRRKRRRRFKGRCWTHVKNKQKKKQWLIDYPLEFEADPALDTSPIQPEPAPDEQQDEPVTEPVAEPVNEPVDEPVDEPVAEPVAEPVGEPIAEPTPEPAYDFDQDLVPDVGNELEIAAPIRVAEDEDSTAILSPSHNLELVTSHVPVYLLNGESRDVSTPLSTSSYSAGGSETYASSKELV
- the LOC6738117 gene encoding uncharacterized protein LOC6738117 isoform X1, with protein sequence MSCLVGNGKRNSGSTLDEFDKVSTLANADDTECVSPDPGREPESNKPDSQTEPEPEPEFGHLNETRRKILDAIAALNDDSFDKRMARLLMQYEGAIREEFERAQYLPLKCRKLARILTGLTDVIHTMVQGRALQRDESYRQRMCNIVGFYISCELCSAQEPVEKEEVIINRINSCLKLYVEYGDGGAGVHREHVLRTLLAAPKLFNRASILSMLYSRLFPHWSVPSVMIQAELPDKLYIEYILIFYYWQRLESDESVKERIVQFAEKFMRPSRSLAIKSVYAHYLPKFTDQNSATRTILNHLRMSSCTSLHVVSKVDNRPPQSNEVVLSSDDEDSCPMWDISGTPTSSIYNHPPVFLQNLCQNARQLEPCKRANVLFSGIDNSMEIVELRDSDDDVEMFSVNFNVPANVDGINSNSNSNDSANQTSTTILGDDDSVPVTRIYPSNLRTYERTVLPPTTYTVPRIVNSYSCRRDSLHLVSTTAPHLVDQCVQTLDDEEQDLVEEDQYSGAHSHGFFPQSSNASYASGQRTPLYHCRQTSSQNSNCSESSLLKKQVTFSPRHLGATTPNAKTGASKKPSIKQYKPSSSKATESQRWKEEHRKASAKMFAKLDAKIKARSEAENATSQLTPTTSNASSSTPTKISATPTRIRSTQRGQRVALPTPPASTHSSSSPCQIRSASTDNHNSNADSDYSRRCFSKTAGDEVSYYNHLLTLQRENIRRRRLDNQKKKKNRKVSQKVQKKDDKPNMLKQATKRCRKLRALNAKRKNEVQQLEQDLDTIRKSAPHKLPIIRLKRCNLKSHKRSLRAEEAPSVQEDILSMNPDRELKEQKKAQKPKRKRHKKVQKEQENENDLREQEIIISQSQMVEEDKVEEHHAPEAPSEQQRELDLEHQQFLEEQLLQEQQQLAMHEEGHPQMDDEQESHEVARLLEDQQPAEGTHLHVENETLAEKEQPLIENDAQEAEDQNQNEKLVEDHQRETDQQLSKDQPQEHDENHSLSQEQFDEQCTPTPNGKRRKRRRRFKGRCWTHVKNKQKKKQWLIDYPLEFEADPALDTSPIQPEPAPDEQQDEPVTEPVAEPVAEPVAEPVAEPVNEPVDEPVDEPVAEPVAEPVGEPIAEPTPEPAYDFDQDLVPDVGNELEIAAPIRVAEDEDSTAILSPSHNLELVTSHVPVYLLNGESRDVSTPLSTSSYSAGGSETYASSKELV